A stretch of DNA from Poecilia reticulata strain Guanapo linkage group LG18, Guppy_female_1.0+MT, whole genome shotgun sequence:
gaaaaggaaaccTAGCTGTAGCAAAGATATTAATTCCTAGTGAGCAGAGTGACATTTCCTGATCTGGATCTTTCTGCTCCACTAGGAGAAGTCTGATGGATGTCTTTGCCTGTGTTGATAAAAAACATGGGCAAAGTACAAACTGAAGCTGGATGGGTTACTCTGCACTGGTACAATGCAAACACATTCATTTTATAACATATGcattgctgttttctttgataACTAGGCTTTCTGATAAAAATCCGGTACCAAAATGGTCAAAATCTGCAAACGGCTACTTATTCCACATTAGTGCCTGTATCCAAGCCTTTATAGTGACGCCTGCAGAAAGGATTTCTagcagaaaaagaaacgtttGGAAAACAAACGCAGTTTAGCCGGTAAAGAAAGATGCTTCTAATGCTGCTTATTCAAGTAGGTTTTGCATTCACTCATGTCACTGATTAAAGATTATATTAGGGACTACCAAAGGCTGTATGAAAAAAGGATTTCAGTTAGACACTACAGTCTTTCTGATAAAGCAGCTGCCATAACCAGCAGCCAGCCTCTCATCTGTCTCCCATCAATCACAAATCAAACCAGCTTTTATCTCCCACACATGTGAGCTGGGCCAAACGAAACATGGAGTAAAACTCAGTTTGCTGCAATCTAGTCACAAAGTCCaatcattttaaacacataaaataatctAGGTTTACTACAAACTCTGACTTCACAAagccaaaaaaagagaaatagtGAAAAGGCCGAGTCACAGCACATAAATACAGATTTGACTCATGTTTAGGGAAATAAATCTTGCCAGAAGTGTTTTTAATAGTAATTTCTAAAGGCTGCCTAACTGGGTGAAGAAGTCGTGTTACCTCCTGCAGTAGATCAGCTTGTTCGATGGCTTTGAGCACGCTCTTCTTGGATGTGTCCTGGATCTCTCCTCCCATCAGGAACTCGTCTAAAATGAAGTAAGCCTTCTCAAAGTTAAAGATTATGTCCAGCTCACACACCtgcaaaaatacacagcaaaaaGCTTTATAATCGGGCTTTTGCAAAACCATTGATATCCAGAAACAGAGAAGGCTTCAGTTCTGTGACTTACACTGCCAAAGTATTTATCCAGCAGCTCTACAAAGCGGTGGATGATCTCCAGTGTAATCAGCTCATTGTCCTGCTCTTCAATAGCACAACAAAAATATAGGCTGGCATACCTGCATGGGGATAAACATAGGAGAAGAAAGCCATCAGCGTTTACATCTGGAAGACGATCAAAGTGGATGAAATCTGTCTGAAAAATAGTTGtgaatgtgaaaatgtacaTGATAAGCTCTTTCGATCtagacaaaaaagacaaaatgaatgaaCCTAAATATCCCAAAGCAGGACATCAActcagggtttcctccagtgtagtacaagcctggcaggccaccaggctttacttgctcTCTTcaccaggctaagcctttcttataagccacatggttcaaaacGAGGGataaaagtagcggcttataatCCGAAATATAcggtaattaaaaaaatctgctcaattctttttatttttacataagcCGGACTGCGAGCATATTTGCTGCGCTGAGCATTTCACC
This window harbors:
- the ap1s1 gene encoding AP-1 complex subunit sigma-1A, whose protein sequence is MMRFMLLFSRQGKLRLQKWYTATAERDKKKMVRELMQIVLARKPKMCSFLEWRDLKIVYKRYASLYFCCAIEEQDNELITLEIIHRFVELLDKYFGSVCELDIIFNFEKAYFILDEFLMGGEIQDTSKKSVLKAIEQADLLQEEDESPRSVLEEMGLA